A window of the Gemmatimonadota bacterium genome harbors these coding sequences:
- a CDS encoding acetyl-CoA carboxylase carboxyltransferase subunit alpha translates to MSDRSYLDFEQPLAELEEKIAALRKRAKAEGLDVTDAIEVLEKRHAKLEREIFRNLTRWQKYQLSRHPQRPYSLDYIDRITSDFIELHGDRCSGNDQAIVGGLAYFEGQPIVVIGQQKGRNTRENLKRNFGLPHPEGYRKALRLMQLAAKFGRPVLCMIDTPGAFPGLASEQRSISEAIARNLFEMARLPVPIVVAIIGEGASGGALGIGVGDQILMLENAWYSVINPESCSLILWRNRDKRTEAAEAMKISADDLLDLGVIDSIVPEPYGGAHRNFDLVAQNLKEAVSDAFAEIVKIPAENLPKLRVEKFNRMGIWEESHR, encoded by the coding sequence ATGAGCGACCGATCTTATCTCGATTTTGAACAGCCACTGGCCGAGTTGGAGGAGAAAATCGCCGCGCTTCGGAAACGAGCCAAAGCGGAAGGTCTGGATGTTACTGATGCAATTGAAGTTCTCGAGAAACGCCACGCGAAACTCGAACGCGAGATTTTTCGCAATCTCACGCGATGGCAAAAATACCAGCTGTCGCGCCACCCTCAGCGGCCTTATTCGCTGGACTATATCGACCGTATAACGTCTGATTTTATTGAACTACATGGGGATCGTTGTAGTGGAAATGATCAGGCGATTGTCGGGGGATTGGCGTATTTTGAAGGCCAACCCATCGTCGTTATCGGGCAACAAAAAGGGCGCAATACACGCGAGAATCTCAAGCGCAATTTTGGCCTTCCCCATCCTGAAGGATATCGCAAAGCCCTGAGGTTGATGCAATTGGCTGCCAAATTTGGTCGGCCCGTGCTTTGTATGATCGATACGCCGGGCGCGTTTCCAGGACTGGCCTCGGAACAGCGAAGCATATCAGAAGCCATTGCTCGTAACCTTTTTGAGATGGCACGGCTACCTGTTCCCATTGTCGTTGCTATTATAGGTGAGGGTGCGAGCGGGGGGGCACTGGGTATTGGGGTGGGAGACCAAATACTCATGCTCGAAAATGCCTGGTATTCCGTGATCAATCCCGAGTCCTGTTCGCTCATTCTCTGGCGCAACCGCGACAAACGCACCGAAGCCGCAGAAGCCATGAAAATTTCGGCTGATGATCTCCTGGACCTCGGTGTCATTGACAGCATTGTGCCAGAGCCTTATGGGGGAGCACATCGCAACTTTGATCTGGTCGCGCAAAATCTCAAAGAAGCCGTTTCAGACGCTTTTGCAGAGATTGTTAAAATACCCGCTGAAAATCTTCCAAAATTGCGGGTTGAAAAATTCAATCGGATGGGGATTTGGGAAGAATCTCATAGATAG
- the truA gene encoding tRNA pseudouridine(38-40) synthase TruA: MQIRLTLEYDGTDFKGWQIQPDQRTVQGDLQARLEQLYGAPIPVTASGRTDAGVHALGQVVNFTPTRDISLDRLQHALNGMLPPDVAVKRADYVGLDFHARFDAQRRHYFYRIRYNKQPIGRHYAWYIRRKLDLDVIKRASETLIGRHDFTSFCVAADEKENRVCQVYTCDWQQQGDELTFHISGDRFLRAMVRSIVGTLVEMGRGARPAESMRDILCARNRQSAGESAPAQGLFLERVIYDDELP; the protein is encoded by the coding sequence ATGCAGATTCGCCTGACGCTCGAATACGATGGAACCGACTTTAAGGGCTGGCAAATTCAGCCCGACCAGCGCACGGTCCAAGGCGACCTTCAGGCACGCCTTGAGCAACTCTATGGTGCACCGATCCCGGTTACGGCGTCTGGTCGCACAGATGCGGGCGTTCACGCACTCGGGCAGGTTGTCAATTTCACGCCCACGCGCGATATTTCGCTCGATCGTCTGCAGCACGCGCTCAATGGCATGTTGCCGCCCGATGTTGCCGTCAAGAGGGCCGATTATGTCGGTCTTGACTTTCACGCGCGTTTTGATGCCCAGCGCCGCCATTATTTTTATCGCATCCGATATAATAAACAGCCCATCGGCCGGCACTATGCGTGGTATATACGTCGCAAACTCGACCTGGATGTGATAAAACGGGCGAGCGAAACTCTCATTGGTCGGCATGACTTCACGTCCTTTTGCGTGGCGGCCGATGAAAAAGAAAATCGAGTCTGTCAGGTCTATACCTGCGATTGGCAACAGCAGGGTGACGAACTCACATTTCATATTTCCGGTGATCGCTTTTTACGCGCAATGGTGCGCAGTATCGTTGGCACCCTCGTAGAAATGGGCCGAGGGGCGCGACCAGCCGAATCTATGCGCGATATTCTCTGTGCTCGCAACCGCCAAAGTGCCGGAGAATCCGCTCCTGCCCAGGGCTTGTTTCTCGAAAGGGTGATTTACGACGATGAACTCCCGTGA
- a CDS encoding DUF4321 domain-containing protein — protein MRRKSLGILLVAIFIGILAGNVVGQVLAVIFDGLGLENNVAEKVLIESYVYKLNPIEINLIVMTLTFGFSLSFNVLSFLGIGIAWYYVKYSY, from the coding sequence ATGAGGCGAAAAAGTCTGGGAATTCTCCTTGTTGCGATCTTTATTGGCATTCTTGCTGGCAACGTGGTTGGCCAGGTCCTTGCTGTTATTTTTGATGGCCTCGGCCTGGAAAATAATGTGGCAGAAAAAGTGCTTATCGAATCTTATGTCTATAAGCTCAATCCCATTGAGATCAACTTGATTGTTATGACCCTTACATTTGGTTTTTCGCTCAGCTTCAATGTGTTGAGCTTTCTCGGTATAGGAATAGCCTGGTACTACGTCAAGTATTCCTATTGA
- a CDS encoding twin-arginine translocase TatA/TatE family subunit — MFGMGPWEIVLILVVVLLVFGAKRIPEIAQSLGKGITEFKRGVRDVQTEIENNVNTAPPPEPQPTQTTQTTSGTETKS, encoded by the coding sequence ATGTTCGGCATGGGACCTTGGGAAATCGTATTGATTCTGGTCGTTGTCCTGCTGGTGTTTGGTGCAAAACGCATTCCCGAAATTGCCCAGTCTCTCGGCAAGGGCATTACCGAATTTAAGCGCGGCGTAAGGGATGTTCAGACGGAGATAGAAAATAACGTCAATACTGCTCCGCCTCCCGAACCACAACCCACACAGACCACACAGACAACATCGGGTACAGAAACAAAATCGTAA
- a CDS encoding type II toxin-antitoxin system RelE/ParE family toxin: MYGVEFKSNAESDLGRLDAPIAQRVLTRLRWLAENFDAIRPEALRGEWRGMFKLRVGDYRVLYTFNRTKREIVVHYARHRREVYRD; the protein is encoded by the coding sequence ATGTATGGGGTAGAATTTAAGTCCAATGCCGAATCCGATTTAGGCCGTTTGGATGCGCCAATAGCACAGCGTGTGCTTACAAGACTGCGATGGTTAGCCGAGAATTTTGACGCGATTAGACCCGAAGCACTTAGGGGAGAATGGAGGGGTATGTTCAAGTTGCGAGTTGGCGATTATCGCGTCCTCTATACCTTTAATCGGACAAAACGAGAGATTGTTGTTCACTATGCCAGGCATCGTCGTGAAGTGTACAGAGATTAG
- a CDS encoding trypsin-like peptidase domain-containing protein — protein sequence MKHPLLILLLGLCIGLALFPLLNRSSSNTSAVSTSIETSRRNAIVRAIENVAPAVVSINTVYDRDYPRYPDRFFEPFEPFSDRQRIPGVGSGFVIQTDGYILTSSHVVDGAQEIFVIFPDGRRFDVLDVFIDRQWDLAVVQIDADSLYVPEIGTSESVIIGEWAIALGNPFGLHFEDLNPTVTVGVISAVDRIVRPEQNERAYKGMIQTDASINPGNSGGPLVNSLGRVIGVNSFIFSQGGSLGIGFAVPIDRAIQVACQLIDQGSREFWTGLDIHNLNSHIARTLGVQTLKGVLITVVDPLSPGESAGLLPGDVIVMVNDKHTSSADDVVDAFRYAAVGDIFNLKIMRGRGGRVFDTQLVLEADPRNE from the coding sequence GTGAAGCACCCTCTGCTGATTTTGCTATTGGGCCTGTGCATTGGCCTGGCATTATTTCCCTTGCTCAATCGGTCTTCGTCCAACACGAGCGCGGTGAGCACAAGTATTGAGACGTCGCGCCGAAATGCCATTGTTCGAGCGATTGAAAATGTGGCGCCAGCAGTCGTTAGCATCAATACGGTTTACGATCGGGATTATCCCCGATATCCCGATCGTTTTTTTGAACCCTTTGAGCCTTTTTCCGACAGGCAGCGGATTCCCGGAGTTGGCTCGGGGTTCGTGATTCAGACCGATGGTTATATTCTGACCAGCAGCCATGTTGTCGATGGTGCTCAGGAAATTTTTGTAATCTTTCCCGACGGTCGTCGCTTTGATGTTCTCGACGTTTTTATAGATCGCCAATGGGACCTCGCAGTTGTGCAGATTGATGCCGATAGCCTCTATGTCCCCGAGATTGGGACATCTGAGAGCGTTATTATTGGCGAATGGGCGATCGCGCTTGGAAATCCTTTTGGCTTGCACTTTGAAGATCTCAATCCCACCGTTACGGTTGGTGTTATCAGTGCAGTAGATCGCATTGTTCGTCCGGAACAAAATGAACGCGCCTACAAAGGCATGATTCAAACGGATGCTTCAATTAACCCGGGCAACAGCGGCGGCCCTCTGGTGAATAGTCTCGGTCGCGTTATTGGCGTTAATTCATTTATTTTTTCACAGGGCGGGTCGTTGGGTATCGGTTTTGCCGTGCCTATTGACCGCGCAATCCAGGTGGCCTGTCAGCTCATTGACCAGGGTAGTCGCGAGTTCTGGACCGGGCTGGATATTCACAATCTCAACTCGCACATTGCTCGCACCCTGGGGGTTCAGACACTGAAAGGTGTTTTGATTACCGTCGTTGATCCCCTCAGCCCGGGTGAAAGCGCTGGTTTGTTGCCTGGCGATGTGATTGTGATGGTCAACGATAAACATACAAGTAGTGCAGATGATGTCGTAGATGCTTTTCGGTACGCGGCTGTTGGCGATATATTTAATCTCAAAATTATGCGTGGTCGGGGAGGCCGCGTATTTGATACCCAACTCGTCTTAGAAGCCGACCCGCGCAACGAGTAA
- the gatA gene encoding Asp-tRNA(Asn)/Glu-tRNA(Gln) amidotransferase subunit GatA, whose protein sequence is MADDSVFSAQTARELVQGIRTGTHTAREITEEILAHIQNTNPDINAFITIDEEGALKAADVVDQKAAEGQVLGPLAGIPIALKDVLCTKGLRTTCASKILDNFIPPYDATVVSRLRQADAIILGKLNMDEFAMGSSSENSHFGAVKNPRDQTRVTGGSSGGSAAAVAAGQALMTLGSDTGGSVRLPASFCGVVGLKPTYGRVSRYGLIAYASSLDQIGPFARTVEDAATLLGVIAGHDSRDSTSAHVPVPNYLLACQRGVDGLTIGLPTEFFGEGLQADVRDAVMQGVEILEENGASIREVSLPTAGHPAFAIAAYYIVATAEASSNLSRYDGVKYGFRDEAENLIDMYVQTRSKGFGAEVKRRIMLGTYALSAGYYDAYYRKAQQVRTLIRRDFDRAFESCDLLASPVSPTPAFKLGEKLDDPLQMYLSDIYTVSVNLAGIPGISVPCGTSTEGLPIGLQLLGNAFAEETILSASAVVERGLAS, encoded by the coding sequence GTGGCTGACGATTCTGTTTTTTCCGCCCAAACAGCGCGGGAGCTTGTACAGGGCATTCGCACGGGTACGCACACAGCCCGCGAAATAACGGAAGAGATTCTCGCGCATATCCAAAATACAAATCCCGATATCAATGCCTTCATCACCATTGATGAAGAAGGCGCGCTCAAAGCTGCCGATGTTGTCGATCAAAAGGCCGCAGAGGGTCAGGTCCTTGGCCCTCTTGCAGGCATTCCGATTGCCCTGAAAGATGTGTTGTGTACCAAAGGGCTGCGCACGACCTGTGCTTCAAAAATTCTCGATAATTTTATCCCGCCTTATGATGCAACCGTTGTTTCCCGTCTGCGTCAGGCCGATGCAATCATCCTGGGCAAACTCAATATGGATGAGTTTGCCATGGGCTCTTCCAGCGAAAATTCCCATTTTGGTGCGGTCAAAAATCCACGCGATCAAACCCGTGTAACGGGTGGGTCCAGCGGCGGTTCTGCTGCTGCTGTTGCTGCCGGTCAGGCTCTTATGACTCTGGGGTCTGATACTGGAGGATCTGTTCGTTTGCCCGCATCTTTCTGCGGTGTGGTGGGGCTTAAACCCACTTATGGTCGCGTTTCTCGTTATGGCCTGATCGCTTACGCCTCTTCTCTCGACCAGATTGGTCCATTTGCGCGTACTGTCGAAGATGCGGCCACCCTGCTCGGCGTCATCGCCGGGCACGATTCTCGAGATTCTACCTCTGCTCATGTACCCGTGCCCAATTACCTTTTGGCCTGCCAAAGAGGCGTTGATGGTCTCACCATTGGCTTGCCGACAGAGTTTTTTGGCGAGGGCCTGCAAGCCGATGTTCGCGATGCCGTTATGCAAGGGGTTGAAATTCTGGAAGAAAATGGCGCGTCTATTCGCGAGGTTTCGCTGCCAACTGCTGGGCATCCCGCCTTTGCTATTGCCGCTTATTATATTGTTGCCACGGCTGAGGCATCGTCAAATTTGTCGCGTTACGATGGGGTGAAATACGGCTTCCGAGATGAGGCAGAAAACCTGATTGATATGTATGTTCAAACGCGCAGCAAGGGTTTTGGCGCAGAGGTCAAGCGTCGCATTATGCTGGGGACTTATGCGCTGAGTGCGGGGTATTACGATGCGTATTATCGCAAGGCGCAACAGGTGCGCACGCTTATTCGTCGAGATTTTGACCGCGCGTTTGAATCCTGCGATCTCCTCGCTTCGCCCGTATCGCCTACTCCGGCATTTAAGCTGGGTGAAAAACTCGACGATCCGCTCCAGATGTATCTTTCCGATATTTATACTGTTTCTGTGAATCTCGCGGGGATTCCCGGTATTTCGGTGCCTTGTGGTACATCGACCGAAGGCTTGCCCATAGGCTTGCAGTTGCTCGGCAATGCTTTTGCCGAGGAGACCATTTTGAGTGCGTCTGCGGTTGTTGAAAGAGGGTTGGCGTCATGA
- the pssA gene encoding CDP-diacylglycerol--serine O-phosphatidyltransferase: MNVNAKAAVPSLFTISSLFCGFLSMYYAVNGRFIGAALLIVIAGFLDACDGKVARYLHTSSNFGVQFDSIVDVCSFGVAPALLMLYYLDTLLVIRWLPFGVCFLFLLCGALRLARFNALLKGFDKENFSGLPIPTAAGTLAAYILFTERVWQSSTHAPHIAIALCVVLSFLMISTIEYSAFSRLSMETRRDRVRLIFLLCIIVLMFFYTYEVFFPMALAISLSGLFRWLYYTITDREVADVRD, encoded by the coding sequence ATGAATGTGAATGCCAAAGCAGCCGTGCCCAGCCTGTTTACCATTAGCAGTTTGTTTTGTGGTTTTTTATCTATGTATTACGCTGTGAATGGGCGTTTTATCGGTGCAGCTCTCCTCATCGTTATTGCGGGATTTCTCGATGCGTGCGATGGAAAAGTTGCGCGGTATCTCCATACGTCCAGCAACTTTGGCGTCCAATTTGACTCCATTGTCGATGTGTGCTCTTTTGGCGTGGCGCCGGCCCTGCTGATGCTGTACTATCTCGATACCTTGCTGGTCATTCGCTGGTTGCCTTTTGGCGTCTGCTTTTTGTTTCTTCTGTGTGGTGCTCTGAGGCTGGCGCGTTTCAACGCACTATTAAAGGGTTTTGACAAAGAGAATTTCTCCGGTCTCCCGATTCCAACGGCAGCGGGTACTCTGGCCGCATATATTCTTTTTACAGAACGGGTGTGGCAGAGTAGCACTCATGCGCCTCATATTGCCATCGCCCTGTGTGTTGTGCTCTCATTTCTCATGATCAGCACAATTGAGTACAGTGCGTTTTCGAGGTTGTCTATGGAAACAAGACGCGACCGCGTTCGCTTGATTTTTCTACTATGTATTATTGTGCTCATGTTTTTTTATACTTATGAAGTATTCTTTCCCATGGCACTTGCCATTTCCTTATCTGGTCTGTTCAGATGGTTGTATTACACGATTACAGACCGCGAAGTGGCAGATGTACGGGACTAA
- the gatB gene encoding Asp-tRNA(Asn)/Glu-tRNA(Gln) amidotransferase subunit GatB, which yields MNYESVIGLEVHAQLATTTKIFCGCSAEFGGDPNTHVCPVCLGLPGALPVLNQNVVELAMRVALSAGCTIQPRSRFLRKNYFYPDLPKGYQISQFQSNEEMPLATGGGVDVPTADGGRKTIRLTRIHMEEDAGKSIHQEAFVAAGESLVDVNRCGVPLIEIVSEPDLSTSEEAFHYLTSLHQLLVYTGVSEGDMEKGHMRIDANVSIRPVGETRLGTKVEIKNVNSFRNCQRAIESEIQRQIDLLETGGEIEQATMLYDPDRNILRAMRTKEESDDYRYFPDPDLVPLVVDDAWVERVQSQIPELPEDKRERFAEVYDISGDQIDVLTAERDIADYFEAAVAAGVQSRLAAIWIQGDVMRVLNDRKIAIGDLRVSAELLAELIGLIDKGDISTSIARTVFDDMVETGDSPAAIVEKKGLVQISDAGELDGVIDQIIADNPEEVERFKGGDQKLMGFFMGQLMRATKGQANPQKASQLLREKLS from the coding sequence ATGAATTACGAGTCTGTCATCGGCCTGGAAGTGCATGCCCAACTTGCGACCACGACCAAAATTTTTTGCGGATGTAGTGCCGAATTTGGGGGGGATCCCAATACCCATGTCTGTCCGGTGTGTTTGGGCTTGCCGGGTGCGCTTCCCGTGTTGAATCAAAATGTTGTTGAACTGGCGATGCGCGTTGCACTATCTGCTGGTTGTACCATTCAACCGCGCAGCCGTTTTTTGCGGAAGAATTATTTTTATCCCGATCTGCCCAAGGGGTATCAGATTTCGCAGTTTCAATCGAATGAAGAAATGCCCCTGGCTACTGGTGGGGGTGTTGATGTGCCCACGGCTGATGGGGGTAGAAAGACCATTCGTCTTACGCGTATCCATATGGAAGAAGATGCTGGCAAGAGCATCCACCAGGAGGCTTTTGTGGCTGCAGGGGAGTCTCTCGTGGATGTCAATCGCTGTGGGGTGCCGCTTATCGAGATTGTGAGTGAGCCGGATCTTTCGACGTCGGAGGAAGCTTTTCACTATTTGACGAGTTTGCATCAATTGCTGGTGTACACGGGTGTTTCTGAAGGCGATATGGAAAAAGGACACATGCGGATCGATGCCAATGTGTCGATTCGGCCTGTTGGAGAAACTCGACTTGGTACTAAGGTTGAGATCAAAAATGTCAATTCTTTTCGCAATTGTCAGCGCGCTATCGAGTCCGAGATTCAGCGGCAGATTGATTTGCTCGAGACCGGCGGTGAGATTGAGCAGGCGACGATGCTCTACGATCCCGATCGCAATATTTTGCGGGCTATGCGTACAAAAGAGGAGTCGGACGATTATCGCTATTTTCCCGATCCGGATCTGGTTCCCCTTGTCGTAGATGATGCCTGGGTTGAGCGCGTTCAGAGCCAGATTCCAGAGTTGCCAGAGGACAAACGCGAGCGGTTTGCAGAGGTTTACGATATTTCCGGCGATCAGATTGATGTACTTACCGCGGAACGAGATATTGCCGATTATTTTGAAGCCGCGGTTGCGGCGGGTGTGCAGAGCAGACTTGCGGCCATTTGGATACAGGGCGATGTGATGCGCGTTCTGAATGATCGGAAGATCGCGATTGGCGATTTGCGCGTTTCAGCCGAACTCCTTGCGGAGTTGATTGGTTTGATCGATAAGGGCGATATCAGTACCAGTATCGCGCGAACGGTTTTCGACGATATGGTGGAGACAGGGGATAGTCCTGCGGCTATTGTTGAGAAGAAGGGGCTTGTGCAGATTAGCGATGCGGGTGAACTCGATGGCGTGATCGACCAGATTATTGCCGATAATCCCGAGGAGGTTGAGCGTTTTAAAGGCGGCGACCAAAAGCTTATGGGGTTCTTTATGGGACAGCTTATGAGAGCCACAAAAGGCCAGGCCAATCCCCAAAAAGCCAGTCAGTTGTTGAGGGAGAAATTGAGTTGA
- a CDS encoding DNA internalization-related competence protein ComEC/Rec2, translating into MLCAFGVICICGAGLWWQWNKGKMSILFASLLILLGTLRSAQSLERAVDHFAQFLPADRTLVEVEGLVSSDPENINGDYRIVFDVLQLVVQDTVRAVSGRALIRFKADTALPTYRDRMQLQIQLYQPDPPRNPGAFDYREFLKRRGIDALGTVQKPSQILAHQREKDDWWAQIVLPVRNLIRQAIEQNLSGGPAGLLKGVLLGAKHAVPEEVKTAFTQTGVNHVLAVSGLHVGLIAGAVFFSLKILGIGRGITAALTICALVFYALITGLPPSVVRASTMGCVALLGLVGQRDIDGGNILGIAGLGLLIARPQDLFDVGFQLSFVATGGILIFYRPLRDLLPRKKGWYDTCIAGPLAVSLAAQATTLPFIVAYFGLVSIIGLIANLIVVPLIGIGVGLGLLTVLAFACWEPIATVLNAANWLILSTAIKCTEFMAEPEWAAFEIARPSWVIFAIYLVLIPLIHPTARRLWSTYCLIIALVLANIGIWKNIWQTESALEVYFLDVGQGDAIFCKYPNGLTLLVDGGIRTQYTDMGKRVILPFLKSQSIDHIDVVVGSHPHADHIGGLISVLEQMSVGHYLDAGQHVNSFTGKRLQEVVKTQGIKYHTVAAGDSLVGIGGLVLHPTPAYVSNSGPAPDGVNNGSVVIRIVYRGTSILLTGDIEHETDGDLMRWGPRLRSDILKAAHHGSRTSSTPEFLAGVNPSVAAISCGKNNKFRHPSPEVVQRFHEMGIQIWRTDHSGAIAVRIDRGHIDIVPWIKNNEP; encoded by the coding sequence ATGCTCTGTGCCTTTGGTGTTATTTGCATTTGTGGCGCGGGGCTTTGGTGGCAATGGAATAAGGGAAAAATGAGCATCCTTTTTGCGAGCCTTCTCATTTTGCTGGGTACATTGAGAAGCGCGCAGAGCCTGGAACGCGCTGTAGATCACTTTGCCCAGTTCTTACCTGCAGACCGCACACTTGTCGAAGTCGAGGGACTGGTCTCATCGGACCCCGAAAACATCAACGGCGATTATCGCATCGTCTTTGACGTACTTCAACTCGTCGTCCAGGACACGGTACGCGCTGTAAGTGGCAGGGCACTAATCAGGTTTAAAGCGGACACTGCATTACCCACCTACAGGGATCGAATGCAATTGCAAATCCAGCTTTATCAACCGGATCCCCCGCGAAATCCGGGCGCATTTGATTACCGAGAATTCCTGAAGCGAAGGGGCATAGATGCTCTGGGCACGGTGCAAAAGCCCTCTCAGATTCTTGCACATCAACGGGAAAAAGATGACTGGTGGGCGCAGATCGTATTACCCGTCAGAAATCTCATTCGCCAGGCAATTGAGCAGAACCTTTCCGGCGGGCCTGCTGGCCTCTTAAAAGGGGTGCTTTTGGGTGCAAAGCACGCCGTGCCCGAAGAAGTCAAAACCGCATTCACGCAAACGGGTGTCAATCACGTCTTAGCGGTGTCTGGACTTCACGTGGGATTGATTGCTGGAGCTGTATTTTTCTCGCTAAAGATACTGGGAATCGGGCGAGGTATCACTGCTGCATTGACAATCTGCGCGCTGGTATTTTACGCGCTGATAACCGGGTTGCCACCTTCAGTCGTGCGCGCTTCGACAATGGGCTGTGTGGCACTCCTGGGCCTGGTGGGACAACGCGATATAGACGGTGGAAACATCCTGGGCATAGCGGGTTTGGGGTTGTTAATCGCTCGACCACAGGATTTATTCGATGTGGGTTTTCAACTATCATTTGTAGCCACAGGCGGCATTTTAATCTTTTATCGGCCACTGCGCGATTTGTTGCCCCGAAAAAAGGGATGGTACGATACCTGTATCGCAGGGCCGCTGGCTGTTTCTCTCGCTGCTCAAGCAACGACCCTTCCCTTTATTGTGGCATATTTTGGGCTGGTATCGATCATTGGCTTGATTGCAAATTTAATTGTCGTACCGCTCATAGGTATTGGCGTTGGACTGGGACTCCTGACGGTATTGGCTTTCGCCTGTTGGGAACCCATAGCGACGGTATTAAACGCCGCGAATTGGCTCATTTTGAGCACGGCAATCAAATGTACAGAATTTATGGCCGAACCAGAGTGGGCTGCCTTTGAAATAGCGCGTCCTTCCTGGGTTATCTTTGCAATTTATCTGGTCCTGATACCTCTGATTCACCCGACTGCCAGACGCCTCTGGAGTACCTATTGTCTCATAATCGCCCTTGTTCTGGCAAATATCGGGATTTGGAAAAATATCTGGCAAACAGAGTCAGCCCTTGAAGTCTATTTTCTCGATGTCGGTCAGGGCGACGCTATTTTTTGCAAATACCCGAATGGGCTAACACTCCTGGTCGATGGTGGTATTCGCACGCAATACACCGACATGGGAAAACGCGTGATTCTGCCATTTCTCAAAAGTCAGAGTATTGACCACATCGATGTCGTGGTTGGATCTCATCCACATGCCGATCATATTGGCGGCCTGATCTCCGTTTTGGAACAAATGTCGGTAGGTCATTATCTCGATGCGGGACAGCACGTCAATTCTTTTACAGGCAAACGGCTTCAAGAGGTCGTAAAGACACAAGGCATCAAATATCATACTGTGGCTGCGGGAGATAGTCTGGTGGGTATTGGCGGTTTGGTACTGCATCCGACACCGGCTTATGTTTCCAACTCGGGACCGGCACCTGATGGCGTGAACAACGGTTCGGTCGTCATTCGAATCGTCTATCGGGGAACATCGATATTATTGACCGGAGACATAGAGCACGAGACAGATGGCGACCTGATGCGCTGGGGACCTCGCCTGCGCTCAGATATCCTCAAAGCAGCGCACCACGGCTCGCGCACTTCTTCGACACCCGAGTTTCTCGCGGGTGTCAATCCCAGCGTTGCGGCCATATCATGCGGAAAAAACAATAAGTTTCGGCATCCTTCGCCAGAAGTTGTGCAGCGCTTTCACGAGATGGGGATACAAATTTGGCGAACCGATCATTCGGGTGCAATCGCGGTGAGAATAGATCGCGGACACATCGATATCGTGCCGTGGATAAAGAATAATGAACCTTAG